CTTACGAGTGGTCGTTCGGCCAGCTGAAAGCCGCCGCGCTGGCCACGCTCGAGATCCAGGGCCTCGCCCTCGACCACGGGATGTCGCTCCGCGACGCGAGCGCATACAACATCCAGTGGCTGCGGGGGAAGCCCGTTCTGATCGACTCGCTGTCCTTCGAGATCCTGCGCGAGGGGGAGCCGTGGGTGGCCTATCGTCAGTTCTGCCAGCACTTCCTGGCGCCGCTCGCGCTCGTGGCGCACGTCGACGTCCGGTTGCAGCAGCTCCTCCGCATCCACATCGACGGGATCCCGCTCGACCTCGCCAGCGAGCTCCTGCCGAAGCGTTCGCGCATGAAGCCCACACTGATGCTCCACATCCACGCGCACGCGAAGAGCCAGAAGCGCCACGCGAGCGACGACCCGAAAGCTTCCGCCAAGGGCCGTTCGTTCGGGATGCGCGCCTTCCGGGGCATCCTCGCGAGTCTCGCCTCGGGCATCCGCGGGCTGGAATGGGATCCGCCCGAGACCGTGTGGACGGACTACTACTCCGACGCCGGCAGCTACACGCAGGAAGGGACGGAGCACAAGCGCATGCTCGTCTCCAAGTTGATCGAGGAGGTCGGCCCGGCGAGCGTGTGGGATCTCGGCGGCAACGTCGGCACGTTCGCACGGATCGCGTCCGAGAAGGGGATCCCGACCGTCTGCCTCGAGATGGATCCCGGTTGCGTCGAGCAAGCGTTCCGTGACGCCGTCGTCGGCGCCGGAGACACGAACTTCCTGCCGCTGCTGATGGACCTCACCAACCCCAGCGCGCGCATCGGCTGGCAGAACACCGAACGGTTCTCGCTCGCCGACCGCGGCCCGGTCGATCTCGCGCTGGCGCTGGCGCTCGTCCATCACCTGGCGATCGGCAACAACGTTCCGCTGGGACGGGTGGCCGAGTTCTTCGCCGAGCTGTGCCGGTCCTTGATCATCGAGTTCGTGCCCAAGAGCGACCCCAAGGTGAAGATCCTGCTCACCTCGCGCGAGGACATCTTCTTCGACTACACGATCGACGGGTTCGAGCGCGCGTTCTCGCAACGGTTCAGCATCGAACGACGCGAGAGCGTCACCTCGTCGGAACGCACCCTGTTCCTCATGCGGAGGAAGGCGTGAGTGATCCGGAGGCGGAGCCCGGCTCGATCGGGCTCGGCGATAAGCCTCGCCGCCCTCAGATCCCGCTCTACCCGATCCTCTTCGCCGCCTTCCCCGTCCTCCATCTGTTCCGCACCAACCTCGACGAAGTGTCCACCGGCCAGGCGCTCGGGCCGCTCGGGCTCATCGTGGGTGGCGCGCTGGTACTGCTGGCGCTCGGCTGGCTCGTGCTCCGGGATGTCCGGCGCGCGGGCCTCATCGTCACGCTGTTCCTGCTCCTTTTCTTCTCGTACGGCTACGTCGCCGACGCGGTCGCGAGCTGGGATGTCGCCGGGGTGGCGATCGGCCGGGATCGTTACGTGCTCGCGCTGTGGGCGCTGCTCCTCGTGGGCGGTGGTTATCTCCTCCTGCGCGTGCGCCGGTCGCTCCCCGACGTCACGAAGATCCTCAACATCGTTGCCACCGCGCTCATCGTGACGAGCGTCGTTCCGATCGCCGCCGACAAGCTCGGCGGACCGGCAGAGATCGGCGCGGCGTCCCAACCGTCGATCACCGCGACGCGCCGGGAAGCCGCCAACGACAAGCGGGACATCTACTACATCAACTTCGATCGGTACGGCGGTGAGGAGTCCTTGCAGGCCTACTTCGACTTCGACAACCGCCCGTTCCTGAGCACGCTCGAGTCGAAGGGGTTCGTCGTCGCGCACGACGCGCACGCCAACTATCCGAACACCGCCCACTCGATGACGTCGATGCTCAACATGACCTACCTCGACGAGGTTGCGAAGCAGGTGGGAACCTCAGGCGATTGGACGCCCCTGTACGGGATGCTCAAGCAGCACCGGGTCGGGAGCTTCCTCAAGTCGCAGGGCTACCGCTACGTGCACGTCGGCTCGTGGTTCGAGCCGACGCGGACGAACCCGCTGGCCGACCTCAACGTCACGTACGACCCGCTGTCGGAGTTCTCCCGCACCCTCCTCGAGACCACACCGCTCGAGCCGCTCTCGAAGGCCTTCGGATTCGGGGACGACAAGCTCGATCCGCGACGCGTGGCGTGGGCGCGGGTGTTGTTCCAGCTCGAGCAGCTCGTTCGCGTGGGGAACGACGGGAAGCCAACCTTCGTGCTCGCGCATATCATCATGCCGCACGAGCCCTACGTCTTCGAGCGCGACGGCGGCTTCCTCAGCCAAGAGGATATGAAGCGGCGACACTGGCATCGGAACTATCTCGAGCAGCTGATGTTCGCGAACGCGATGATGACGAAGGTGGCGGATCGACTGCTGGCCGGGCCGGACGCCTCCGACCCGATCATCATCTTCTCGTCGGACGAGGGGCCGCCCCCCGGTAGCGACACGGCGAACCCGAGCGACGATCCGACCTCATGGGTGAGCAAGACCCCTCGCCAGCTGCGTCAGAAGTTCGGGATCCTCGCGGCCTTCCACCTTCCCGGCATCGCCGACCCGGGGATCTCCCCGTCGATCACGCCGGTGAACTTCTTCCGCAAGGTGCTCTCGCTCTACCTCGGCGCCGATCTCCCGCCGCTCGCCGACAAGAGCTTCGTTTGGACCGACAAGGACCACCTCTACGATCTCATCGACGTGACCGGCAAGCTGACTTCCTGATGGATACCTGATGGCGAAGCCCGCCCGACGGTCCCGACCCCGGCGCGTCATCCGGGCGATCGTGCTCCGGACGCCCGTGTTCGGCGATCTGCTCCGCGAGCGCACCATGCTGCGCGTCCAACGCCGGGCGCTGCTTCAGGACGCCGAGAATCTCCGGATCGCCGTGGGGCAGCTCCTCACGGAGGTGCACAAGCTGAAGAAGTGAAGCCCGACCCGGTCAGGCTCGCTCGACGAGCTCGCGGAGCGCGGCGCAGAACTCCTCGGACAGCTGCGACATCGGGGCGGCCAGGGCCTTCTTGAACGCGGCTTCGCGGTAGTGCTCCCGCTTGAGCTCGTCCCCGCGCATCATCGCCTGGGTCAGGCCGGCCGGGTCGTCGAGGTCGAATGTGATCGATGCGTCCGGGGTCAGCAGCTCGGCAACACACCCGCGCGCCGGGGCGATCACCGGGCGACCGAACGAGAACGCGAGCATCACCGAACCGGAGTTCAGCACCTCGCGATGCGGCAGCACCACGACGTCGGCGGCGTTGATATAGAGCTGCAGGTCCGTGTCGGGGATCCGGTTGAAGTTGCCGATGATCCGCGGATCGGCTTCGCAGCGATCGATGAGCTCCTCGACCTCGGGGAAGGGGCTGGGCGGACCGACGACGATCAGCCGGCTCTCGGGCTTCGCCCCGGCAACGGCGGAGAACGCGTCGAGCAGCGCATCGACGCGCTTGTACGGCCGGATCCCGCCGACGAAGCAGAACACCGTGTGCTCGGGCTTCAAGCCCAGCTCGGCGCGCGCGCGTTCCTGGTCGATGACGTTCGGATAGACGTCCACGTAGCTGGGATGTGGAACGACGACGATCTTGTCCGGCGGCAGCGTGTAACGCGCGGAAACGAGCTCGGCCGTCCCCTCGCACATCACATGGATCAGGTCGGCGCGGTTCGCGAGCTCCTGCCGGAACGCGGCCTCTTCGTCGGGGAACCGGCACTCGTGCGGGAGCACGTTGTGCACCGTCCAGACGAGCCGCGCACCGCGCTCCTGCAGCGCCGCGACCGTCGACAAGAACTTCCGTCCGTGCTGCCGTGCCTCCTTGGGCGTCAGCCCGGCCCCGAGGATCGGCGCCGTCCAATGGACGTGCACGACGAGGTTCCGGCCGAAGGACGCGAGCCGTGACCCGGCGAGCGTGGCGACGTCCTCGACCGGCAGCGCGGTCACGCGCTGTCTCGTCCCGGCCGAATACAGCATCTCCGCGTACGGGTTCCCGGGAGATTTCGGGTAGTAGGCTACGGCGATCCCCCGCGAGGTCCCCTCGCGCGCGTTGAGGTCGCGCAGGAACGTGTCGAGCTCGGCCGCGCGATGCTCGAAGGTGTGCTCGCGGATCACGACCTCCTGGAGCTTGGCGACGAGCGCCTGCGCCTCGGCCGGCTTCGCTAGGAAGCGGCCGATCATGGCCTCGAGCTCCTCGGGCGTGGTGTAGGACGGCACATCCCCGAGGCCGATGTCGCGCAGGCCCAGGACCGCGTTCGTGATCGGCAGCGACCCGGAGATCAGGCACTCGTACACGCGGGAGTTCACGTTGCCGTACGGCTGCGTGGTGTGATTCTGATCGTCGAGCACGATCGCGGCCTGGCGGTAGAGCGACGGGAGCGTAAAGAAGCTCGTCGGCCCCTTCCACGCCGGGAGGAGATCCTCGGCCATCCCCCGCTCCTTGCCGTAGATGGCGAGCGGGAAGTCGAGGCGACAGCTGCGCAACGCGCGGAAGAGCTGCCGCTCCCGCCCCCAGAGGTTGACGGTCGTCACGACGCCGTGGCGTGGCGTCGACGGAGCGGCCGGCTCGAAGAGCTCGGCGTCGACGCCGATCCGCAGAACGCCGGTGACGCCGGGGTACACCTTCGTGATCTCGGCCAGCGTCCGCTCGGACGAGCCCAGGACCGCGTCGTACAACGCGAGGGAGGGCACCACCTTCCACTCGTCGGTTCGGTTCCGGATCCACGCGATCCGGGTCAGGTCCGGCGGGAGGCGAAGGAGATCGACGTCGTCCAGGAGCGCCAGGAAGATCTCGGTGCCGTCGGGGACGTCGTACCAGCGGTCGCGCGGCAGGTACACCACCTCGAACCCGAGACGTTCGAGGTAGCGTCCGAGCCCGACGGCCACGTAGACGTCGCCACGGCCCTCGAAAAGGTCGACGGTGTACACCGCCATCGCGATGCGACGCTTCCCGGTCTGGAACGCGGTCTTGGAGACCGCCTTCAGGTACGCGTCCCGGACCCCGGCGGCCTCGGTCAGCTCATGGTCGGCGATGACCTTGGGCATGCGGGCCGCCTTCTCCACGGGCGTGCCCGCCGTGAGCCCGCGCCGGATGCGCCGCCGGCGGATGCGCTCGAGCGTCGCGCCGGGGTTGCGAAGCGCTCGCAGCACCCCGAACGCGAACCACCCGGCCCGCCACAGACCCGAGTCGTAGATCTTGGAAAGCCGGCGGTGGTAGGTGGCGGATTCCTCGCGAGCCCGCTGAAGCTGCGCCTTGAGCAGCTCCTCGGAGCGCTCGGCGGCCTCCTTCTGCGCCGCGAGCATCCTCGTCGCTTCCTCGAGCGCCCGGCGCAGGTCCTCGGGATCGGCCCCCGCGTACGGCTCCTCCCCGGCCGGCGGTGCGGCTTCGGGGTCGCGCGCGGATTCGTCCGGGGCGTTGCCCTCACGCACCGGCGTACTCCTTCCAGGTGAGCGCGTTGAACTCCGGCCGCACCCCGTCGCGGCCCTCGGTGCCGTCGGCGATCGCGGCCGCGACGAGGGCCTCGTACGCGCCGAGCAGCTCCGGGTCGATCTTCCTGCGCCACGCCGACAGCGAGCGTTCGAGGTCCTCGAGCATGACCTCGAGCGGCGACGAAGTGAACGTCCGCCCGAACAGGATCCGGTTCCGCACGAAGTAATAGACGTAGTAGGGCGCCGGCACGCTTCCCCACGAGCGCCGGAAGTGCCGCACGCGCGAGCGCGGCTCGAGCAGCACCTTCCAGCCGGCGCGGCGCGCACGGACGTTGAAGTCCGTCTCCTCGAAGTACAGGAAGTAGCGTTCGGGAAGGAGCCCGATCTCGTCCAGGAGCTGGCGGCGCACGAGCATGCTCGCGCCGGTCGCGTAGTCGATCGGCATCACGCTTCGCGCCTTGACCTCTTCCTCGGGCTTGCCCATGTCGGGCAGGACCGGCTTCCCGCCCTGGTTCCAGTCGATCCGGCCGCCGTTGAACAGCAGCGTGCTTCCGTCGTCGCCGCGAACCAGCCGGCTGCCGACGATCCCGGCTTCAGGGAATCGGGACATGGTCCGCGCCAGACGCTCGAGGCTGTCGGGCTCGACGACGGTGTCGGGGTTGAGGATCCACACGTAGTCGGCGTTGCGTTCCAAGGCGTAGCGGATGCCGAGGTTGTTCCCGCCGGCGAACCCGAGGTTCTCCTCGGACTGGATCAGCGGCGTCGTGCCGATGCCGGCCGTCAGCTCGGCGCGGGCGGCAGGGTCGGAACCGTTGTCGACCACGACGAGGAACTGATTGCGATACGTGCTCCGCCGGAGCGACGCGACGCAACGGACGGTGTCGTCGCTCCTCATGTAGTTGAGGACGATCGTGTAGATCCGGGGCGGGAACGAGGTCACGGGCACAAACTACCCGCGGGCAAGGGTCGCCTCAACGCGGTCGAGCCTCCGTGGCTGGTCACGGCGTCAGCGGCCGGGAACCGGCCGGGCGACGACGAGCACGATGTCCCCGAGCCACCCGAACGGGATGCGGGGGTCGGCGACGGACGCCAGCCCCCGCACGGCGCGCGCGACCTTCTCGTTCTGCCCTTCCATCCGGCCGGCGACGTACGAGAGCTTGAACGACCGGGGCGCGACCTCCCACTGGACCATCCGGAAGCCGGCGCGCGAAAGCATCTCCGACAGCGTCTCGGGGGCGAAGTAGTGAAGGTGCGAGCGGATGAACCACGGCCAGGTGCGCCCGCGCAGCCGGGAGTGAAGCCCGTCCACATTGACGGTCGAAAGCACGAGCATGCCTTCTTCGTCGGTGACACGCCGCAGCCGCCGGAGCGCGGCGAGCGGATCGCTCAGATGCTCGAGCACGTCGAGCATCACGATCGAGTCGGCGCTGCCGGGTGCGTCGGCGAGGTCCTCGATCGTGCCCTGGCGGAGGTCGACGCCGAAGCGCTCGACGCCCTGCTCGACCGCCCACTTCGAAGGTTCGATCCCGCGCGCCTCCCAGCCGTGCTGCCGCGCGACGTCGAGGAAGACCCCCATGTTCGAGCCGACCTCGAGCAGCTTGCGGCCGCGCGCGACGTAGCCTTCCATCGCGCCGGCGATCCACGAGAAGAGCTCCCGGCGGCCGGCCTCCTCGATGAGGTACTCCTCGTCGACGACGCGGCGGTAGCCCTCGATGATGTCCTCGCCGCCGATCGTCGGAACGGCCGAAACCATCCGGCAGCGGCGGCACTGAACGATGTCGTCGTGGCTCGACAGAGCGCTCGTCGTGCACGCGAACTCGCTCACCGGCACGTCCCCGTGCGCGGTCGCGCGATAGACGAGGACCTGATCGTTCGCCCCGCAGAGCGCACACGCGCGCTCGACCTCGGGCCCGTCGCCGAGCTTGCGAGCCTTGCGGCGCTTCGCCGCGACGGGGTACCGGCTCCCGCGGCGACCGCGCTCCCCGAACCGCTTCGAGGCGTACCCGACGCTTCCCGTGACGTACTTCAGCGAGCGCGACACCGAGATCGACGACGACTCCTTGGTATAGCGCGTCGGGATCGGGACCTCGACCACGCGCTGACCGGAGGTGACCGCGTCGATCAGGAACTGCGAGTCGAACATGAAGTCGTCGGAGTAGCTCCGGAACGGCATCGAGAGCAGGCACGTGCGCGTGTAGGCGCGCAGGCCCGAGTGCATGTCGGTGAACCGCGCCCCGAGCAAGAGGTTCTCTACGGTCGTCGTGAATCGGTTGCCGAGGTACCGGTAC
Above is a window of Actinomycetota bacterium DNA encoding:
- a CDS encoding SAM-dependent methyltransferase; the encoded protein is MPVERLGGSFRDPAGFVFTRDGVLLRQINELHREHWERFLSSDLHDALVERGLMVASEDAPLDRAAAPGAYKVVRPEPIPFISYPYEWSFGQLKAAALATLEIQGLALDHGMSLRDASAYNIQWLRGKPVLIDSLSFEILREGEPWVAYRQFCQHFLAPLALVAHVDVRLQQLLRIHIDGIPLDLASELLPKRSRMKPTLMLHIHAHAKSQKRHASDDPKASAKGRSFGMRAFRGILASLASGIRGLEWDPPETVWTDYYSDAGSYTQEGTEHKRMLVSKLIEEVGPASVWDLGGNVGTFARIASEKGIPTVCLEMDPGCVEQAFRDAVVGAGDTNFLPLLMDLTNPSARIGWQNTERFSLADRGPVDLALALALVHHLAIGNNVPLGRVAEFFAELCRSLIIEFVPKSDPKVKILLTSREDIFFDYTIDGFERAFSQRFSIERRESVTSSERTLFLMRRKA
- a CDS encoding sulfatase-like hydrolase/transferase, translated to MSDPEAEPGSIGLGDKPRRPQIPLYPILFAAFPVLHLFRTNLDEVSTGQALGPLGLIVGGALVLLALGWLVLRDVRRAGLIVTLFLLLFFSYGYVADAVASWDVAGVAIGRDRYVLALWALLLVGGGYLLLRVRRSLPDVTKILNIVATALIVTSVVPIAADKLGGPAEIGAASQPSITATRREAANDKRDIYYINFDRYGGEESLQAYFDFDNRPFLSTLESKGFVVAHDAHANYPNTAHSMTSMLNMTYLDEVAKQVGTSGDWTPLYGMLKQHRVGSFLKSQGYRYVHVGSWFEPTRTNPLADLNVTYDPLSEFSRTLLETTPLEPLSKAFGFGDDKLDPRRVAWARVLFQLEQLVRVGNDGKPTFVLAHIIMPHEPYVFERDGGFLSQEDMKRRHWHRNYLEQLMFANAMMTKVADRLLAGPDASDPIIIFSSDEGPPPGSDTANPSDDPTSWVSKTPRQLRQKFGILAAFHLPGIADPGISPSITPVNFFRKVLSLYLGADLPPLADKSFVWTDKDHLYDLIDVTGKLTS
- a CDS encoding glycosyltransferase; translation: MREGNAPDESARDPEAAPPAGEEPYAGADPEDLRRALEEATRMLAAQKEAAERSEELLKAQLQRAREESATYHRRLSKIYDSGLWRAGWFAFGVLRALRNPGATLERIRRRRIRRGLTAGTPVEKAARMPKVIADHELTEAAGVRDAYLKAVSKTAFQTGKRRIAMAVYTVDLFEGRGDVYVAVGLGRYLERLGFEVVYLPRDRWYDVPDGTEIFLALLDDVDLLRLPPDLTRIAWIRNRTDEWKVVPSLALYDAVLGSSERTLAEITKVYPGVTGVLRIGVDAELFEPAAPSTPRHGVVTTVNLWGRERQLFRALRSCRLDFPLAIYGKERGMAEDLLPAWKGPTSFFTLPSLYRQAAIVLDDQNHTTQPYGNVNSRVYECLISGSLPITNAVLGLRDIGLGDVPSYTTPEELEAMIGRFLAKPAEAQALVAKLQEVVIREHTFEHRAAELDTFLRDLNAREGTSRGIAVAYYPKSPGNPYAEMLYSAGTRQRVTALPVEDVATLAGSRLASFGRNLVVHVHWTAPILGAGLTPKEARQHGRKFLSTVAALQERGARLVWTVHNVLPHECRFPDEEAAFRQELANRADLIHVMCEGTAELVSARYTLPPDKIVVVPHPSYVDVYPNVIDQERARAELGLKPEHTVFCFVGGIRPYKRVDALLDAFSAVAGAKPESRLIVVGPPSPFPEVEELIDRCEADPRIIGNFNRIPDTDLQLYINAADVVVLPHREVLNSGSVMLAFSFGRPVIAPARGCVAELLTPDASITFDLDDPAGLTQAMMRGDELKREHYREAAFKKALAAPMSQLSEEFCAALRELVERA
- a CDS encoding glycosyltransferase family 2 protein, whose protein sequence is MTSFPPRIYTIVLNYMRSDDTVRCVASLRRSTYRNQFLVVVDNGSDPAARAELTAGIGTTPLIQSEENLGFAGGNNLGIRYALERNADYVWILNPDTVVEPDSLERLARTMSRFPEAGIVGSRLVRGDDGSTLLFNGGRIDWNQGGKPVLPDMGKPEEEVKARSVMPIDYATGASMLVRRQLLDEIGLLPERYFLYFEETDFNVRARRAGWKVLLEPRSRVRHFRRSWGSVPAPYYVYYFVRNRILFGRTFTSSPLEVMLEDLERSLSAWRRKIDPELLGAYEALVAAAIADGTEGRDGVRPEFNALTWKEYAGA
- a CDS encoding bifunctional glycosyltransferase/class I SAM-dependent methyltransferase, with the protein product MPKVVITLPAYRAEATLAKTVADIPAGVADQLILVDDASSDQTVQLARDLGIEVHVHEVNRGYGGNQKTCYAEALRAGADVIVLLHPDYQYDPKAVPLLIAPILAGDADMTFGSRFAGLGDPMGGGMPLYRYLGNRFTTTVENLLLGARFTDMHSGLRAYTRTCLLSMPFRSYSDDFMFDSQFLIDAVTSGQRVVEVPIPTRYTKESSSISVSRSLKYVTGSVGYASKRFGERGRRGSRYPVAAKRRKARKLGDGPEVERACALCGANDQVLVYRATAHGDVPVSEFACTTSALSSHDDIVQCRRCRMVSAVPTIGGEDIIEGYRRVVDEEYLIEEAGRRELFSWIAGAMEGYVARGRKLLEVGSNMGVFLDVARQHGWEARGIEPSKWAVEQGVERFGVDLRQGTIEDLADAPGSADSIVMLDVLEHLSDPLAALRRLRRVTDEEGMLVLSTVNVDGLHSRLRGRTWPWFIRSHLHYFAPETLSEMLSRAGFRMVQWEVAPRSFKLSYVAGRMEGQNEKVARAVRGLASVADPRIPFGWLGDIVLVVARPVPGR